A genomic window from Streptomyces broussonetiae includes:
- a CDS encoding helix-turn-helix domain-containing protein → MPARRHPTARQVRLGAELRRLREAAGLKATEAASLLGTNSVQMSQIESGIAGVSEQRVRRLAANYACSDTELIDALVGMATDRTRGWWEAYRGVLPAAYQDLAELDHHATFRNDVAVIHVPGLFQTEDYARALFAHMNPEFPDSEVDLRVEHRMGRRVVIDGPDPIPYETLIHEAALRIRVAGRAASRAQLSRILEVCEADHVTVRVVPFALDDFAGAGSTMVHLGGVVPRLDTVVRDAPHGTAFVDSEAQLEHFRTLFRKVKEKALSPEQSRDLIHRLAKEL, encoded by the coding sequence GTGCCAGCACGACGGCACCCCACCGCACGACAGGTACGCCTGGGCGCTGAGCTACGCAGGCTGCGAGAGGCTGCCGGGCTCAAAGCGACCGAGGCAGCGAGCCTGCTGGGTACGAACTCCGTCCAGATGAGCCAGATCGAGTCCGGGATCGCAGGCGTAAGTGAGCAGCGAGTGCGTCGACTCGCCGCCAACTATGCGTGCTCGGACACAGAGTTGATCGATGCGCTCGTCGGCATGGCGACCGACCGTACGCGCGGGTGGTGGGAGGCATACCGGGGCGTCCTTCCTGCCGCCTACCAGGACCTCGCCGAGCTGGACCATCACGCGACGTTCCGCAACGACGTGGCAGTCATTCACGTACCGGGGCTCTTCCAGACGGAGGACTACGCCCGAGCCCTCTTCGCCCACATGAACCCCGAGTTCCCGGACAGCGAAGTGGACCTCCGCGTGGAGCACCGGATGGGGCGGCGCGTCGTCATCGACGGGCCCGACCCCATCCCGTACGAGACCTTGATCCACGAGGCCGCACTCCGCATCCGCGTGGCCGGCCGGGCCGCGTCCCGGGCCCAGTTGAGCCGCATCCTTGAGGTGTGCGAGGCCGACCACGTCACCGTGCGGGTCGTTCCCTTTGCTCTGGACGACTTCGCGGGAGCCGGGAGCACCATGGTGCATCTGGGTGGAGTGGTCCCCCGGCTGGACACCGTCGTACGCGACGCTCCGCATGGTACGGCCTTCGTCGACTCAGAAGCCCAACTGGAGCACTTTCGAACGCTCTTCCGTAAGGTGAAGGAAAAGGCGCTGTCCCCCGAGCAGTCGCGGGACCTCATCCACCGGTTGGCCAAGGAGCTGTGA
- a CDS encoding ATP-binding protein — translation MPEDEPWDYTLYVPNDLRAVTVCRRTLRLILTLHGLIGLVDTAELLAAELVSNAVRHTKGPAALRVRRTREGVVWIGAWDTDPAPPDPPCVLEQVVELEEGRGLGLVRACAQEWGWQPSARFGDRGKYVWCELVTA, via the coding sequence ATGCCCGAAGACGAACCCTGGGACTACACGCTCTACGTCCCCAACGATCTCAGGGCGGTGACGGTGTGCCGCCGGACCCTGCGTCTGATCCTGACCCTGCACGGTCTGATCGGCCTGGTGGACACGGCGGAGCTGCTGGCGGCGGAGCTGGTGTCGAACGCGGTGCGGCACACGAAGGGCCCGGCGGCGCTGAGGGTGCGTCGTACGCGGGAGGGGGTGGTGTGGATCGGGGCGTGGGACACCGATCCGGCGCCGCCGGATCCGCCGTGTGTGCTGGAGCAGGTGGTGGAGCTGGAGGAGGGGCGGGGGCTGGGGTTGGTGAGGGCGTGCGCGCAGGAGTGGGGGTGGCAGCCGTCGGCCAGGTTCGGGGACCGGGGGAAGTACGTGTGGTGCGAACTTGTGACGGCGTAG
- a CDS encoding DUF1990 domain-containing protein gives MSSAPFTYEPVGATRDDLTYCPPGFHPLHVRTRLGEGQKLFERAAEAVLTWEMHRALGVGIDTTADRAAPGVDVTVTLAALIKAPCRIIWTAEEPRRAGWAYGTLEGHPECGEEAFLVDRTGDGTVWLTIAAFSRAAKWYTRAGGPAARGLQHAYARRCGAVLRRLCAEFDEA, from the coding sequence ATGTCCTCGGCGCCCTTCACCTACGAGCCGGTCGGCGCGACCCGTGACGACCTGACGTACTGCCCGCCCGGCTTCCACCCCCTGCACGTACGCACCCGCCTCGGCGAAGGCCAGAAACTCTTCGAACGGGCCGCCGAGGCGGTCCTCACCTGGGAGATGCACCGCGCCCTCGGCGTGGGCATCGACACCACGGCCGACCGCGCGGCCCCCGGCGTCGACGTCACCGTCACCCTGGCCGCCCTCATCAAGGCCCCCTGCCGCATCATCTGGACGGCCGAGGAGCCCCGCCGGGCCGGCTGGGCCTACGGCACCCTGGAGGGCCACCCCGAGTGCGGCGAGGAGGCCTTCCTGGTCGACCGCACCGGCGACGGCACGGTCTGGCTGACGATCGCCGCGTTCAGCAGGGCGGCCAAGTGGTACACCCGAGCGGGCGGCCCGGCGGCCCGGGGGCTGCAGCACGCGTACGCGCGGCGGTGCGGGGCGGTGCTGCGCAGACTGTGCGCCGAGTTCGACGAGGCCTGA
- a CDS encoding M4 family metallopeptidase, whose translation MSPRYARHKRTTLAVATAVAAGALLSTGVTTTASAQPTAKTLPAAPAALSASARASLVQQAQDNAAATAQQIGLGTKEKLVVKDVVKDADGTVHTRYERTYAGLPVLGGDLVVHTAKSGRTEGVTRATTAAIKVASLTPRITPAKAAQQAVSAAKTLGSAKSTADGARKVIWAANGKPVLAYETVVGGLQDDGTPNQLHVISDAATGKKLFEYQGIENATGTGKTLYSGTVSLTTTQSGSSYNLTDASRGGHKTYNLARKTSGKGTLVSNSTNTFGTGTASTSSSDQTAAADAAYGAQETWDYYKNVFGRSGIKNDGVGAYSRVHYGSSYVNAFWDDSCFCMTYGDGSGNADPLTSLDVAGHEMTHGVTANTAGLDYSGESGGLNEATSDILGGVGVEFYANNAKDPGDYLIGEKININGDGTPLRYMDQPSKDGSSADSWSSSVGGLDVHYSSGVANHFFYLLSEGSGAKTVNGVSYNSPTSNGSKVTGIGRDKALQIWYKALTTYFTSTTDYKAARAGTLNAAKDLYGSGSTEYNTVAAAWSAVNVS comes from the coding sequence GTGAGCCCCCGCTACGCGCGTCACAAGCGCACCACTCTGGCCGTCGCCACCGCTGTCGCCGCCGGAGCCCTGCTCTCCACCGGCGTGACCACCACCGCCTCCGCCCAGCCCACGGCCAAGACGCTGCCCGCCGCGCCCGCCGCGCTGTCCGCCTCCGCCCGCGCCTCCCTGGTCCAGCAGGCGCAGGACAACGCCGCCGCCACCGCGCAGCAGATAGGCCTCGGCACCAAGGAGAAGCTGGTCGTCAAGGACGTCGTCAAGGACGCCGACGGCACCGTGCACACCCGCTACGAGCGCACCTACGCCGGCCTGCCGGTGCTCGGCGGCGACCTCGTCGTGCACACCGCCAAGTCGGGCAGGACCGAAGGCGTCACCAGGGCGACCACGGCGGCCATCAAGGTGGCCTCGCTCACGCCCAGGATCACCCCCGCCAAGGCCGCGCAGCAGGCGGTGTCCGCCGCCAAGACCCTCGGCTCCGCCAAGAGCACGGCGGACGGCGCGCGCAAGGTGATCTGGGCGGCGAACGGCAAGCCCGTCCTCGCCTACGAGACGGTCGTCGGCGGCCTCCAGGACGACGGCACCCCGAACCAGCTGCACGTCATCAGCGACGCCGCGACGGGCAAGAAGCTCTTCGAGTACCAGGGCATCGAGAACGCGACCGGCACCGGCAAGACGCTGTACTCGGGCACCGTCAGCCTGACCACGACCCAGTCGGGCTCGTCGTACAACCTGACCGACGCCTCCCGCGGCGGCCACAAGACCTACAACCTGGCCCGCAAGACGTCCGGCAAGGGCACCCTGGTCAGCAACTCGACCAATACCTTCGGTACCGGCACCGCCTCCACCTCCTCGTCCGACCAGACCGCGGCCGCCGACGCCGCCTACGGCGCGCAGGAGACCTGGGACTACTACAAGAACGTCTTCGGCCGCAGCGGCATCAAGAACGACGGCGTCGGCGCCTACTCCCGCGTCCACTACGGCAGCAGCTACGTCAACGCCTTCTGGGACGACAGCTGCTTCTGCATGACGTACGGCGACGGCTCGGGCAACGCCGACCCGCTGACCTCGCTGGACGTGGCCGGCCACGAGATGACCCACGGCGTCACCGCCAACACCGCGGGCCTCGACTACAGCGGCGAGTCCGGCGGCCTGAACGAGGCGACCTCCGACATTCTCGGCGGCGTCGGCGTGGAGTTCTACGCCAACAACGCCAAGGACCCCGGTGACTACCTCATCGGCGAGAAGATCAACATCAACGGCGACGGCACCCCGCTGCGCTACATGGACCAGCCCAGCAAGGACGGCTCCTCGGCCGACAGCTGGTCCTCCTCGGTCGGCGGCCTGGACGTCCACTACTCCTCCGGCGTCGCGAACCACTTCTTCTACCTCCTGTCGGAGGGCAGCGGCGCGAAGACGGTCAACGGCGTGAGCTACAACTCGCCCACGTCCAACGGATCCAAGGTCACCGGCATCGGCCGGGACAAGGCGCTGCAGATCTGGTACAAGGCGCTGACCACGTACTTCACCTCGACGACGGACTACAAGGCCGCCCGCGCGGGCACCCTGAACGCGGCCAAGGACCTGTACGGCTCCGGCAGCACCGAGTACAACACGGTGGCCGCGGCCTGGTCGGCGGTCAACGTCAGCTGA
- a CDS encoding M4 family metallopeptidase, translated as MRRNTSRGRTSHTPQPHTAHRRTAAVALAGVAALIAVAAQSGVAGAAPAKPQPGRMNPAHAAVGLTPSQRAELIRHADTATAATARSLGLGAQEKLVVKDVVKDADGTVHTRYERTYAGLPVLGGDLVVDTARSGRTTGVIKATRATVKVAGLTPAVSKAAAEKQAVQQAKARGGNRSAADSVRKVIWAASGRPVLAYETVVGGFQDDGTPNQLHVITDATTGKKLYEYQGIETGIGNTQYSGQVNLTTTQSGSTYTLTDGARGGHKTYNLNHGSSGTGTLFSQNNDTWGNGTTSNAATAGADAHYGAQETWDFYKNTFGRSGIRNDGVGAYSRVHYGNAYVNAFWDDSCFCMTYGDGSGNNDPLTALDVAGHEMSHGVTSNTAGLDYSDESGGLNEATSDIMGTGVEFYANNSSDPGDYLIGEKININGDGTPLRYMDKPSKDGSSADSWYSGVGGLDVHYSSGIANHFFYLLSEGSGAKVINGVSYNSPTSDGLPVTGIGRDKALQIWYKALTTKFTSTTNYADARTGTLAAAGELYGTSSAEYAAVQDAWAAVNVGSRSGGGGGGGTGSTYDNNTQMAIPDNGPAITSAITVSDRSGNAPGNLQVSVDITHTWRGDLVIDLIGPSGKAYRLKNFSSSDSAHNVKATYTVNAATETANGTWKLKVQDQASQDTGTLNDWKLTFP; from the coding sequence TTGAGACGCAATACCTCTCGCGGACGCACCTCCCACACCCCGCAGCCCCACACCGCGCACCGCCGTACCGCAGCCGTCGCCCTCGCCGGTGTCGCCGCGCTGATCGCCGTCGCCGCCCAGTCGGGCGTGGCCGGCGCCGCACCCGCGAAGCCGCAGCCCGGCAGGATGAATCCGGCCCATGCGGCGGTCGGGCTCACGCCCTCGCAGCGCGCCGAGCTGATCCGCCACGCCGACACCGCGACGGCCGCCACGGCCCGCTCACTCGGCCTCGGCGCCCAGGAGAAGCTGGTCGTCAAGGACGTCGTCAAGGACGCCGACGGCACCGTGCACACCCGCTACGAGCGCACCTACGCCGGCCTGCCGGTGCTCGGCGGCGACCTCGTCGTGGACACCGCCAGGTCGGGCAGGACGACGGGCGTCATCAAGGCGACCCGCGCCACCGTGAAGGTGGCCGGGCTCACCCCGGCCGTGTCGAAGGCGGCGGCCGAGAAGCAGGCCGTGCAGCAGGCGAAGGCGCGCGGCGGCAACCGGTCGGCGGCCGACTCCGTGCGCAAGGTCATCTGGGCGGCGAGCGGCAGGCCCGTCCTCGCCTACGAGACGGTCGTGGGCGGCTTCCAGGACGACGGCACCCCGAACCAGCTGCACGTCATCACCGACGCCACCACCGGCAAGAAGCTCTACGAGTACCAGGGCATCGAGACCGGTATCGGCAACACCCAGTACAGCGGGCAGGTGAACCTGACCACGACCCAGTCGGGTTCGACGTACACGCTGACCGACGGGGCGCGCGGCGGCCACAAGACGTACAACCTCAACCACGGCTCCTCGGGCACCGGCACCCTCTTCTCGCAGAACAACGACACCTGGGGCAACGGCACCACGTCGAACGCCGCCACCGCGGGCGCGGACGCCCACTACGGCGCACAGGAGACCTGGGACTTCTACAAGAACACCTTCGGCCGCAGCGGCATCAGGAACGACGGTGTCGGCGCCTACTCGCGCGTCCACTACGGCAACGCGTACGTGAACGCGTTCTGGGACGACAGCTGCTTCTGCATGACCTACGGCGACGGCTCGGGCAACAACGACCCGCTGACCGCCCTCGACGTGGCCGGGCACGAGATGAGCCACGGCGTCACCTCCAACACCGCGGGCCTCGACTACAGCGACGAGTCCGGCGGCCTGAACGAGGCCACCAGCGACATCATGGGCACCGGCGTGGAGTTCTACGCCAACAACAGCTCCGACCCCGGTGACTACCTCATCGGCGAGAAGATCAACATCAACGGCGACGGCACCCCGCTGCGCTACATGGACAAACCCAGCAAGGACGGCTCCTCCGCCGACTCGTGGTACTCGGGCGTCGGCGGCCTCGACGTGCACTACTCCTCGGGCATCGCCAACCACTTCTTCTACCTGCTGAGCGAGGGCAGCGGCGCCAAGGTCATCAACGGCGTCAGCTACAACTCGCCGACCTCGGACGGTCTTCCGGTCACCGGCATCGGCCGGGACAAGGCGCTGCAGATCTGGTACAAGGCGCTGACCACCAAGTTCACGTCCACCACGAACTACGCCGACGCCCGCACCGGCACCCTCGCGGCGGCCGGCGAGCTGTACGGCACCTCCAGCGCCGAGTACGCGGCGGTGCAGGACGCCTGGGCGGCCGTCAACGTCGGTTCGCGCTCCGGCGGCGGTGGCGGTGGCGGCACCGGCTCGACGTACGACAACAACACGCAGATGGCGATCCCGGACAACGGGCCCGCGATCACCTCGGCCATCACCGTCTCGGACCGGAGCGGGAACGCGCCGGGCAACCTCCAGGTGAGCGTCGACATCACGCACACCTGGCGCGGCGACCTGGTGATCGACCTCATCGGCCCGTCCGGCAAGGCCTACCGGCTGAAGAACTTCAGCTCCTCCGACTCGGCGCACAACGTGAAGGCGACCTACACGGTCAATGCGGCCACCGAAACCGCCAACGGAACCTGGAAGTTGAAGGTGCAGGATCAGGCCAGTCAGGACACGGGCACGCTCAACGACTGGAAGCTGACCTTCCCGTAA
- a CDS encoding ABC transporter ATP-binding protein → MTAGEGLLPVADRGQVRRAAVRLVRADGRAFGAALLLNALAAGAGLAGPWLVGRIVDEVRAGHGVGAVDRLALWILVCSLAQLLLARWARYVGYRFGERTLARVREEYVERVLALPASVVERAGTGDLTARGTADVATVGTTLRDVGPELLVNSVQLVFVLVAVFALDPLLGAFGVLGLAPIWLALRWYLRRARDGYLAEGAATSQIAEIVASTAAGARTVEAFRLRQRRTTASRDALEASRRTRFYTLFLRTVFFPAVEVTYTVPVAGVLLLGGWLHERGAVGVGAVVAAALYLRQLTEPLDQILMRVEQLQSSGASFARVEGLAQAPRADGGAAGSPLPADDRIDVRDVHYAYERGGEVLRGVDLTVRPGERLAVVGPSGAGKTTLSRLLAGIDRPGAGTVTVGGVPVAELAPELLRRQVVLVTQEHHVFLGTVRDNLLIAEPQATDDDVWTALAAVGADDWVRELPDGLDTRLGPDGTATDGSRAQQLALARVVLADPHTLVLDEATALLDPATARHTERALAAVLEGRTVIAIAHRLHTAHDADRVAVMEDGRLTELGTHEELVTANGAYAALWRTWHGDAAEH, encoded by the coding sequence GTGACGGCGGGTGAAGGGTTGCTGCCGGTCGCGGACCGGGGGCAGGTGCGGCGGGCCGCGGTGCGGCTGGTGCGGGCGGACGGGCGGGCGTTCGGTGCCGCGCTGCTGCTGAACGCGCTGGCGGCGGGGGCCGGACTGGCCGGGCCCTGGCTGGTCGGGCGCATCGTCGACGAGGTGCGGGCCGGGCACGGGGTCGGCGCGGTGGACCGGCTGGCGCTGTGGATCCTGGTGTGCTCGCTGGCGCAGCTGCTGCTGGCCCGCTGGGCGCGCTACGTGGGCTACCGGTTCGGGGAGCGGACGCTGGCCCGGGTGCGCGAGGAGTACGTCGAGCGGGTGCTGGCGCTGCCCGCGTCCGTGGTGGAGCGGGCAGGCACCGGCGACCTGACCGCACGGGGCACGGCGGACGTGGCGACCGTCGGTACGACACTGCGGGACGTCGGCCCGGAGCTGCTGGTCAACTCCGTGCAGCTGGTGTTCGTGCTGGTCGCGGTGTTCGCGCTGGACCCGCTGCTCGGGGCGTTCGGGGTACTCGGTCTCGCCCCGATCTGGCTGGCGCTGCGCTGGTACCTGCGGCGGGCCCGGGACGGCTATCTCGCCGAGGGCGCGGCCACGTCGCAGATCGCGGAGATCGTCGCCTCGACGGCGGCCGGAGCCCGGACCGTGGAGGCGTTCCGGCTGCGGCAGCGGCGGACCACGGCGAGCCGGGACGCGCTGGAGGCCTCTCGCCGTACCCGCTTCTACACGCTGTTCCTGCGGACGGTGTTCTTCCCGGCGGTCGAGGTGACGTACACCGTGCCGGTGGCGGGCGTGCTGCTGCTCGGCGGGTGGCTGCACGAGCGGGGTGCGGTCGGCGTGGGCGCGGTGGTGGCCGCGGCGCTGTATCTGCGGCAGTTGACCGAGCCGCTGGACCAGATCCTGATGCGGGTGGAACAACTGCAGTCCAGCGGAGCCTCGTTCGCCCGAGTGGAGGGCTTGGCACAGGCGCCTCGCGCAGACGGCGGGGCGGCCGGCTCCCCGCTCCCGGCGGACGACCGGATCGACGTGCGCGATGTGCACTACGCCTACGAGCGCGGCGGCGAGGTGCTGCGCGGGGTGGATCTGACGGTACGGCCCGGGGAGCGGCTTGCGGTGGTGGGACCCTCCGGCGCCGGCAAGACGACGCTCAGCCGGCTGCTCGCGGGCATCGACCGGCCCGGGGCGGGCACGGTGACGGTGGGCGGGGTGCCGGTCGCCGAGCTGGCGCCGGAGCTGCTGCGCCGTCAGGTGGTGCTGGTCACGCAGGAGCACCACGTCTTCCTCGGCACGGTCCGCGACAACCTCCTGATCGCCGAGCCGCAGGCCACCGACGACGACGTGTGGACGGCGCTCGCGGCCGTGGGCGCCGACGACTGGGTCCGCGAGCTGCCGGACGGCCTGGACACCCGGCTGGGCCCGGACGGTACGGCCACCGACGGCTCCCGGGCCCAGCAACTGGCTCTGGCCCGCGTGGTGTTGGCCGACCCGCACACTCTCGTCCTCGACGAGGCGACGGCCCTGCTGGACCCCGCCACGGCCCGCCACACCGAACGCGCCCTCGCCGCCGTCCTCGAGGGCCGTACGGTGATCGCCATCGCCCACCGGCTGCACACCGCCCACGACGCCGACCGGGTGGCGGTCATGGAGGACGGCCGCCTGACGGAACTGGGCACGCACGAGGAGCTGGTGACGGCGAACGGGGCGTACGCGGCGCTGTGGCGGACGTGGCACGGGGACGCCGCGGAGCACTGA
- a CDS encoding ABC transporter transmembrane domain-containing protein, with translation MIDAYEDPGVPDTRGGWWYLWWLVWRQPWRSVGGAALASVWMVLLAAQPYMMARAVDDGLVPGRLGVLAAWTGVMFVVGAVNAWLSIMRHRTMTRVRMDANFRTVKAVVGHVVRLGAALRRRSGAGEVVTIGVGDVQTLAQALTVVGPGVGSIVVYAVVAGLLLAVSAPLAAVVLLGLPLLALVTGPLTLRLQGAESEYRERQGVLTARIGDLAGGLRVLNGLGGKSLFADAFRTDSQALRTQGYRVGAVTSWVQALGVGAPTLFLAVVTWLAARLTAQGAISIGQLVSVYGYVAVLIGPVAFMVEMAYGLNRGVVAARRVVRLLRLEPDPDEGTLPAPPGPAELYDPASGVRVAPGRLTALATARPAEAVAVVDRLGRFGPTDATWGGVRLDAIPLVDVRARVLVADNEADLFAGPLREVVAAEGAVAQEALRRALYAAAAEDVVRGLPDGADSAVAGQGRSLSGGQRQRVRLVRALLADPEVLLAVEPTSALDAHTEATVAERLRVAREGRTTVVTSTSPLVLDRADTVVFLVGGKVAAHGPHRRLLAEEPGYRALVARDVEEPRDAREDAEGVVR, from the coding sequence ATGATCGACGCCTACGAGGATCCGGGTGTGCCCGATACGCGGGGCGGGTGGTGGTACCTGTGGTGGCTGGTGTGGCGGCAGCCCTGGCGGTCGGTGGGCGGGGCCGCGCTGGCCAGTGTGTGGATGGTGCTGCTGGCCGCTCAGCCGTACATGATGGCGCGGGCCGTGGACGACGGGCTGGTACCGGGGCGGCTGGGGGTGCTGGCCGCGTGGACCGGGGTGATGTTCGTGGTGGGGGCGGTCAACGCCTGGCTGAGCATCATGCGGCATCGCACCATGACCCGGGTGCGGATGGACGCCAACTTCCGCACGGTGAAGGCGGTCGTGGGACATGTGGTGCGGCTCGGGGCCGCGCTGCGGCGCCGGTCGGGGGCCGGGGAGGTCGTGACCATCGGGGTCGGCGACGTGCAGACGCTCGCGCAGGCGCTGACCGTGGTCGGGCCGGGTGTCGGCTCGATCGTGGTGTACGCGGTGGTGGCCGGGCTGCTGCTCGCCGTCTCGGCGCCGCTGGCCGCCGTCGTGCTGCTCGGGCTGCCGCTGCTGGCGCTGGTCACCGGACCGCTCACACTGCGGCTGCAGGGCGCGGAGAGCGAGTACCGGGAGCGGCAGGGGGTGCTGACCGCGCGCATCGGGGACCTGGCCGGAGGGCTGCGCGTCCTCAACGGGCTGGGCGGCAAGTCGCTGTTCGCCGATGCCTTCCGCACGGACTCGCAGGCGCTGCGGACGCAGGGGTACCGGGTCGGCGCGGTGACCAGCTGGGTGCAGGCGCTCGGTGTCGGGGCTCCCACCCTGTTCCTGGCCGTCGTCACCTGGCTGGCCGCCCGGCTCACGGCCCAAGGGGCCATCAGCATCGGTCAGTTGGTGTCGGTGTACGGCTATGTCGCGGTGCTGATCGGGCCGGTGGCCTTCATGGTGGAGATGGCCTACGGGCTGAACCGTGGCGTGGTGGCCGCGCGCCGGGTCGTACGGCTGCTGCGGCTGGAGCCGGATCCGGACGAGGGCACGCTGCCCGCGCCACCGGGACCGGCCGAGCTGTACGACCCGGCGTCCGGGGTGCGCGTCGCGCCGGGCCGGCTGACCGCGCTGGCCACCGCCCGGCCCGCCGAGGCCGTCGCGGTGGTCGACCGGCTCGGCCGCTTCGGGCCGACCGACGCGACCTGGGGCGGGGTCCGGCTCGACGCGATCCCGCTGGTGGACGTACGCGCCCGCGTGCTGGTCGCGGACAACGAGGCCGATCTGTTCGCGGGTCCGCTCAGGGAGGTGGTGGCCGCCGAGGGCGCGGTCGCGCAGGAGGCACTGCGGCGGGCGCTGTACGCCGCGGCGGCCGAGGACGTCGTCCGCGGGCTGCCGGACGGGGCGGACTCGGCCGTCGCCGGGCAGGGGCGCAGCCTGTCCGGCGGTCAGCGGCAACGGGTGCGGCTGGTACGGGCGTTGCTCGCCGACCCGGAGGTGCTGCTCGCCGTGGAGCCGACCTCGGCACTGGACGCGCACACGGAGGCGACGGTCGCCGAGCGGCTGCGGGTGGCGCGTGAGGGCCGTACGACGGTGGTGACCTCCACCTCACCGCTGGTGCTGGACCGCGCGGACACGGTCGTGTTCCTGGTGGGCGGCAAGGTGGCGGCACACGGCCCGCACCGGCGGCTGCTGGCCGAGGAGCCGGGATACCGGGCCCTGGTCGCCCGGGACGTGGAGGAGCCGCGGGACGCGCGGGAGGACGCCGAGGGGGTCGTACGGTGA
- a CDS encoding response regulator, which produces MTAEPTVSLLIVDDHPVVRDGLRGMFDSAPGFTVLGEASNGVEAVDRAAALDPDVILMDLRMPGGAGVEAIRELTRRGARAKVLVLTTYDTDSDTLPAIEAGATGYLLKDAPRDELFTAVRAAAEGRTVLSPAVASRLVHAVRTPRRPGAEALSAREREVLLLVARGTSNREIARELFISEATVKTHLTHLYAKLGVNDRAAAVAAGYDRGILG; this is translated from the coding sequence ATGACCGCTGAACCCACCGTCTCCCTGCTGATCGTCGACGACCACCCGGTCGTCCGCGACGGCCTGCGCGGCATGTTCGACTCCGCCCCCGGCTTCACCGTGCTCGGCGAGGCCTCGAACGGCGTGGAGGCGGTCGACCGGGCGGCCGCCCTGGACCCGGACGTGATCCTGATGGACCTGCGGATGCCCGGCGGCGCCGGCGTCGAGGCGATCCGCGAGCTGACCCGGCGCGGCGCCCGTGCCAAGGTCCTGGTCCTCACCACGTACGACACCGACTCCGACACCCTGCCCGCGATCGAGGCGGGCGCGACCGGCTACCTCCTCAAGGACGCCCCGCGCGACGAGCTGTTCACCGCCGTCCGCGCCGCCGCCGAGGGCCGTACGGTCCTCTCCCCGGCCGTCGCCTCCCGCCTGGTGCACGCGGTCCGCACCCCCCGCCGGCCCGGCGCCGAAGCCCTGTCCGCGCGCGAGCGCGAGGTGCTGCTTCTGGTCGCCAGGGGCACCTCGAACCGCGAGATCGCCCGCGAACTGTTCATCAGCGAGGCGACGGTCAAGACCCACCTCACCCACCTGTACGCCAAGCTCGGCGTCAACGACCGGGCGGCGGCGGTGGCGGCGGGGTACGACCGGGGGATCCTGGGCTGA